One region of Kytococcus sedentarius DSM 20547 genomic DNA includes:
- a CDS encoding DUF2469 domain-containing protein, which yields MSEEDLDRFETEAELALYREYRDVVNLFSYVVETDRRFYLANEVDVQVMGEPGDTWFDVHLTDAWVWDIYRPARFVSRVRVMTYKDVNVEELSKTELEVPE from the coding sequence ATGAGCGAGGAGGACCTGGACCGCTTCGAGACCGAGGCGGAGCTCGCGCTGTACAGGGAGTACCGCGACGTGGTGAACCTGTTCAGCTACGTCGTGGAGACCGACCGTCGCTTCTACCTGGCCAACGAGGTGGACGTGCAGGTGATGGGGGAGCCGGGCGACACCTGGTTCGACGTGCACCTGACCGACGCCTGGGTGTGGGACATCTACCGTCCGGCGCGGTTCGTCTCCCGGGTGCGGGTGATGACCTACAAGGACGTGAACGTCGAGGAGCTGTCCAAGACCGAGCTCGAGGTCCCGGAGTGA
- a CDS encoding YifB family Mg chelatase-like AAA ATPase — MTLGRTWAVGLVGITGRMVQVEADVGAGLPTFTVGGLPDAACAQAPDRIRAATANAGLQLPSRKVVVNLSPADLRKRGTGYDLGITLAILAAAGSVPAEAVARVAHIGELGLDGEVRSVPGVLPAVIAARTAGLSRVVVPAASWTLASQVPGIEVVPVQHLAALVDDYVTHGRPMGCEPPAHEPPPEPEVPCLSEVYGQEEARRALEVAAAGSHHLLLHGAPGTGKTMLAARLPGILPPLEEDEALEVAAIASVMEAEAVGITRVRPFVAPHHASTASAILGGGAGRPRPGAISRATHGVLFLDEAPEVRRDVLEGLRQPLEEGRVVLLRSEGAVELPARFQLVLAANPCPCGRGGRRAPGAPGAPVCECTPQARRTYAKRLSGPVRDRIDLQVEMDPGTPWAAGAALPESSAVVAERVAAARQRQAERWRGCVWSVNAHVPGGVLRRGPHAVDERALGPLRRSHAAGVLSTRAVDRILRVARTLADLAGSDRVSLEHVMRAMNLRGVEEA, encoded by the coding sequence GTGACCCTGGGGCGCACCTGGGCGGTGGGCCTGGTCGGCATCACGGGCCGGATGGTGCAGGTGGAGGCGGACGTGGGGGCCGGGCTGCCGACCTTCACCGTGGGTGGGCTGCCGGATGCGGCCTGTGCGCAGGCCCCGGACCGCATCCGCGCGGCCACGGCCAACGCCGGCCTGCAGCTCCCCAGCCGCAAGGTGGTCGTGAACCTGTCCCCGGCCGACCTGCGCAAGCGGGGCACGGGCTACGACCTCGGCATCACCCTGGCCATCCTGGCGGCGGCGGGCAGCGTGCCGGCCGAGGCGGTGGCCCGGGTGGCTCACATCGGCGAGCTCGGTCTCGACGGTGAGGTGCGGTCCGTCCCGGGGGTGCTCCCGGCTGTCATCGCGGCACGGACCGCCGGGCTGTCGCGGGTGGTCGTCCCGGCGGCGTCCTGGACCCTTGCCTCCCAGGTCCCCGGCATCGAGGTCGTCCCCGTGCAGCACCTGGCCGCCCTGGTCGACGACTACGTCACCCACGGTCGTCCGATGGGGTGCGAGCCGCCCGCGCACGAACCGCCCCCGGAGCCCGAGGTGCCCTGCCTCTCCGAGGTCTACGGGCAGGAGGAGGCCCGGCGGGCCCTGGAGGTGGCGGCTGCCGGATCGCACCACCTGCTGCTGCACGGTGCCCCGGGCACCGGCAAGACCATGCTCGCGGCCCGGTTGCCCGGCATCCTGCCGCCGCTGGAGGAAGACGAGGCGCTGGAGGTCGCAGCCATCGCGTCGGTGATGGAGGCCGAGGCGGTGGGCATCACCCGGGTCCGGCCGTTCGTGGCTCCCCACCACGCCTCCACGGCCAGCGCCATCCTCGGCGGGGGAGCCGGGCGTCCCCGGCCGGGGGCCATCTCCCGCGCCACCCACGGGGTGCTCTTCCTCGACGAGGCCCCCGAGGTGCGCCGTGACGTCCTCGAGGGCCTGCGGCAACCCCTCGAGGAGGGACGGGTGGTGCTCCTGCGCTCGGAGGGGGCGGTGGAGCTGCCGGCCCGTTTCCAGCTGGTGCTGGCCGCCAACCCCTGCCCGTGCGGGCGCGGCGGCCGCCGGGCCCCGGGGGCCCCGGGGGCCCCGGTGTGCGAGTGCACCCCGCAGGCCCGACGCACCTACGCCAAGCGCCTCTCCGGGCCGGTCCGCGACCGGATCGACCTGCAGGTGGAGATGGACCCGGGCACGCCCTGGGCCGCCGGTGCCGCGCTGCCGGAGAGCTCGGCAGTGGTGGCCGAGCGGGTGGCCGCCGCCCGGCAACGGCAGGCCGAGCGATGGCGGGGGTGTGTCTGGTCGGTCAACGCCCACGTCCCCGGCGGGGTCCTGCGGCGGGGGCCGCACGCCGTGGACGAGCGGGCCTTGGGCCCGCTGCGCCGCTCGCACGCGGCGGGGGTCCTGAGCACCCGGGCGGTCGACCGCATCCTGCGCGTCGCCCGCACCCTGGCGGACCTGGCCGGTAGCGACCGGGTCTCGCTCGAACACGTGATGCGGGCCATGAACCTGCGGGGAGTGGAGGAAGCATGA
- a CDS encoding phosphatidate cytidylyltransferase: MTTPAPRAGRNLPAAIAVAVALASLIILSLVIRREGFVLLAGAAGAVAAWELMNALKNRPGGIRVPVVPTVIGPMVIVWATWFAGGSGAALAAVGMLVLQVVWRAYRPQRDDVEDPHHAAPTGLPRALADVTGAALITGYVGVLAACAVLLVAPEDGVMRVIALVLMVACSDIGGYATGVFLGRRPMAPNLSPKKSWEGFAGSVALAALGGVASMAWLVDGPLWVGVPLGIAVALASTVGDFAESALKRDLGIKDMSDLLPGHGGIMDRLDSLLVAAPVAWAILAATVPAP; the protein is encoded by the coding sequence GTGACCACCCCCGCCCCGCGCGCGGGCCGCAACCTGCCCGCGGCCATCGCGGTCGCCGTCGCCCTCGCGTCGTTGATCATCCTCTCCCTGGTGATCCGGCGCGAGGGTTTCGTGCTGCTCGCGGGCGCCGCGGGGGCCGTGGCCGCGTGGGAGCTGATGAACGCCCTCAAGAACCGTCCCGGCGGCATCCGGGTGCCCGTGGTGCCCACCGTCATCGGGCCGATGGTGATCGTCTGGGCCACTTGGTTCGCCGGCGGTTCCGGGGCGGCCCTGGCCGCGGTCGGCATGCTCGTGCTGCAGGTGGTGTGGCGGGCCTACCGGCCCCAGCGCGATGACGTGGAGGACCCCCACCACGCAGCGCCCACCGGCCTGCCGCGGGCGCTGGCGGACGTCACCGGCGCCGCACTGATCACCGGCTACGTGGGCGTGCTCGCCGCGTGCGCCGTGCTCCTGGTGGCGCCCGAGGACGGCGTGATGCGGGTGATCGCCCTGGTGCTCATGGTCGCCTGCTCGGACATCGGTGGGTACGCCACGGGCGTCTTCCTGGGGCGCCGGCCGATGGCGCCGAACCTCAGCCCGAAGAAGTCCTGGGAGGGTTTCGCCGGCTCGGTCGCCCTGGCCGCGCTGGGTGGCGTGGCCTCCATGGCCTGGCTCGTCGACGGGCCGCTCTGGGTGGGTGTCCCGCTGGGGATCGCGGTGGCCCTGGCCTCCACCGTCGGCGACTTCGCCGAGTCGGCCCTCAAGCGGGACCTGGGCATCAAGGACATGAGTGACCTGCTGCCCGGTCACGGCGGCATCATGGACCGGCTCGACTCGCTGCTGGTGGCCGCTCCGGTGGCCTGGGCGATCCTGGCCGCGACCGTCCCTGCGCCCTGA
- the tsf gene encoding translation elongation factor Ts, producing MANYTAADIKALREQTGAGMLDVKKALDESNGDIEAAKEALRIKGLKGVTKREGRSASNGLVAAQTADGAGTLLEINCETDFVAKGDKFIALADKVLAHAAEQGLDSADALRASTLDGQTVQELLDSSNAEIGEKIEVRNLARLTAPEGGQVVAYLHKTSPDLPAQIGVLVATTGTDEQFGRDVAMHAAAFSPSVLTRDEIDAEVVENERRVAEATAKEEGKPEQALPKIIEGRVNAYFKDNVLLDQPFAKDPKKSVAKVAEEAGAEVTGFARFKVGSDLQG from the coding sequence ATGGCGAACTACACCGCTGCTGACATCAAGGCCCTGCGCGAGCAGACCGGCGCCGGCATGCTGGACGTGAAGAAGGCGCTCGACGAGTCGAACGGCGACATCGAGGCCGCCAAGGAGGCCCTGCGCATCAAGGGCCTGAAGGGCGTGACCAAGCGTGAGGGCCGTTCGGCCTCCAACGGCTTGGTCGCCGCGCAGACCGCCGACGGTGCGGGCACCCTGCTCGAGATCAACTGCGAGACCGACTTCGTCGCCAAGGGCGACAAGTTCATCGCACTGGCCGACAAGGTGCTGGCCCACGCCGCCGAGCAGGGGCTCGACAGCGCCGACGCGCTGCGCGCCTCCACCCTGGACGGCCAGACCGTGCAGGAGCTGCTGGACTCCTCGAACGCCGAGATCGGCGAGAAGATCGAGGTCCGCAACCTGGCGCGCCTGACCGCCCCCGAGGGCGGCCAGGTCGTGGCCTACCTGCACAAGACCTCCCCGGACCTGCCGGCGCAGATCGGCGTGCTGGTGGCCACCACCGGCACCGACGAGCAGTTCGGTCGCGACGTGGCCATGCACGCGGCTGCGTTCTCGCCGTCCGTGCTGACCCGTGACGAGATCGACGCCGAGGTCGTGGAGAACGAGCGTCGCGTCGCCGAGGCCACGGCCAAGGAGGAGGGCAAGCCCGAGCAGGCCCTGCCCAAGATCATCGAGGGCCGCGTGAACGCGTACTTCAAGGACAACGTGCTGCTCGACCAGCCGTTCGCCAAGGACCCCAAGAAGTCCGTGGCGAAGGTGGCCGAGGAGGCCGGGGCCGAGGTCACCGGCTTCGCGCGCTTCAAGGTCGGTTCCGACCTGCAGGGCTGA
- the frr gene encoding ribosome recycling factor, producing MTVKDALAEAQQKMDKAIEVAHEDMADIRTGRAHAGMFSKIMVDYYGAPTPLQQLASFQVPEARTILVQPFDKSAMSAIEKALRESDLGVNPSNDGNQIRCVLPALTEERRKEYIKLAKGKGEDARVSLRNIRRAAKEHIDKLVKDGEIGEDEGARGEKELEALTKKHTDQVETILKAKETELLEV from the coding sequence ATGACCGTCAAGGACGCGCTGGCCGAGGCCCAGCAGAAGATGGACAAGGCCATCGAGGTCGCCCACGAGGACATGGCGGACATCCGCACCGGCCGTGCCCACGCCGGCATGTTCTCCAAGATCATGGTCGACTACTACGGCGCCCCGACCCCGCTGCAGCAGCTGGCCTCCTTCCAGGTGCCCGAGGCCCGCACGATCCTGGTGCAGCCCTTCGACAAGTCGGCCATGAGCGCCATCGAGAAGGCCCTGCGCGAGTCCGACCTCGGGGTCAACCCGTCGAACGACGGCAACCAGATCCGTTGCGTGCTGCCGGCCCTCACCGAGGAGCGCCGCAAGGAGTACATCAAGCTCGCCAAGGGCAAGGGCGAGGACGCCCGCGTCTCGCTGCGCAACATCCGCCGTGCCGCCAAGGAGCACATCGACAAGCTGGTCAAGGACGGCGAGATCGGTGAGGACGAGGGCGCGCGTGGTGAGAAGGAGCTCGAGGCCCTCACCAAGAAGCACACCGACCAGGTGGAGACCATCCTGAAGGCCAAGGAGACCGAGCTGCTCGAGGTCTGA
- a CDS encoding tyrosine recombinase XerC: MSATGLLREVEGFADHLLLERGRSPHTVRAYTADLTALAEHLEAAGATEWRQVTLSDLRSFAARRAAAGLARSTLARGTASQRTFFGWMVATERLVVDPSARLVSPRVEKRLPAVLRAEQAAQLVEGGGTRPEPRATGGAGDPGGDTQTDTDTDTDAAPGTEADPVSLATDLRDRAVLELLYATGIRVGELVSLDTGAVSLQDHTVRVWGKGSKERVVPFGVPALRALEEWVHQGRPELLGARSGEALFLGVRGGRIDPREVRRVVHRAAQRVEGAADIGPHGLRHSAATHMVDAGADIRSVQELLGHASLATTQVYTHVSVERLREAFDRSHPRA; this comes from the coding sequence ATGAGCGCCACGGGTCTGTTGCGGGAGGTCGAGGGCTTTGCCGACCACCTGCTCCTCGAGCGTGGGAGGTCGCCCCACACCGTGCGGGCGTACACCGCGGACCTGACCGCTCTCGCCGAGCACCTGGAGGCAGCCGGGGCCACCGAGTGGCGCCAGGTGACCCTGAGCGACCTGCGCTCCTTCGCCGCCCGTCGTGCGGCCGCCGGCCTGGCGCGGTCGACCCTGGCGCGGGGGACGGCCTCCCAGCGCACCTTCTTCGGGTGGATGGTGGCCACCGAACGGCTGGTGGTCGACCCCTCCGCCCGTCTGGTGTCGCCTCGCGTCGAGAAGCGCCTGCCCGCCGTACTGCGGGCGGAACAGGCGGCCCAGCTGGTCGAGGGTGGGGGGACCCGACCCGAGCCGAGGGCGACGGGTGGTGCAGGGGACCCCGGGGGCGACACCCAGACCGACACCGACACCGACACCGACGCGGCACCGGGAACCGAGGCCGACCCGGTCTCCCTCGCCACCGACCTGCGCGACCGGGCCGTGCTCGAGCTGCTCTACGCCACCGGCATCCGGGTGGGGGAGCTGGTGTCCCTGGACACGGGCGCCGTCTCCCTGCAGGACCACACGGTGCGCGTCTGGGGCAAGGGCAGCAAGGAACGGGTGGTGCCCTTCGGCGTGCCGGCGCTCCGTGCCCTGGAGGAGTGGGTGCACCAGGGGCGCCCGGAGCTGCTGGGCGCTCGCAGCGGCGAGGCCCTGTTCCTGGGGGTGCGGGGTGGACGCATCGACCCCCGGGAGGTGCGGCGGGTGGTGCACCGCGCGGCCCAGCGGGTGGAGGGAGCAGCCGACATCGGGCCGCACGGCCTGCGGCACTCCGCGGCGACCCACATGGTCGACGCCGGGGCCGACATCCGCTCGGTGCAGGAGCTGCTGGGCCACGCCAGCCTGGCCACCACGCAGGTGTACACGCACGTCTCGGTCGAGCGGCTCCGCGAGGCCTTCGACCGGTCACACCCGCGGGCCTGA
- a CDS encoding YraN family protein, translated as MTRERRTLGRRGEDIAARWWQERGARVLERNWRHRLGEIDLVVTSGPRLVVCEVKTRSTVAFGQPVEMVALPQRRRLRRLTAAWLQEHPGRWAEVRIDVIGVLLPPGGPATVQHVPGAVS; from the coding sequence ATGACTCGTGAACGGAGGACCCTGGGGCGGCGCGGGGAGGACATCGCCGCCCGGTGGTGGCAGGAGCGCGGGGCCCGCGTCCTGGAGCGCAACTGGCGCCACCGACTCGGAGAGATCGACCTGGTGGTGACCAGCGGCCCCCGGCTGGTGGTGTGCGAGGTGAAGACCCGCTCCACCGTCGCCTTCGGGCAGCCGGTCGAGATGGTCGCCCTGCCCCAGCGCCGACGCCTGCGGCGGCTGACGGCCGCGTGGCTGCAGGAGCACCCGGGGCGCTGGGCCGAGGTCCGCATCGACGTGATCGGGGTCCTCCTGCCGCCGGGCGGACCGGCCACCGTGCAGCACGTGCCCGGAGCGGTCTCGTGA
- a CDS encoding M23 family metallopeptidase, translating into MAPLEHPLLTRSRALRRLGAAMTAAILLVTGTPDPVPASDPTPATEPRVSGTDPHVDAGASTQLPPPAWLPWQHRVQLDVVTRHAAHTWGLAAAVGQAPGSPAAPGTADGAAPRGSMPSSSTAALNPLDYKWPMWPVKLRRAFNPPKKAWGRGHRGVDLEGVPGQPVFAAGPGFISWSGTINSVGSLSVTHTPRLRTTYLPLTGRLPMGTPVIAGTPVGLLAPGHCLPACLHWGAKVSARKYVDPTLLPDFAPELKPRDERRRRR; encoded by the coding sequence ATGGCACCCCTCGAGCACCCCCTCCTGACCCGTTCCCGGGCCCTCCGCCGCCTCGGCGCCGCGATGACGGCCGCGATCCTCCTGGTCACCGGGACCCCTGACCCCGTCCCGGCGAGCGACCCGACCCCGGCGACCGAGCCACGCGTGAGCGGGACCGACCCCCACGTGGACGCCGGGGCCAGCACACAGCTCCCTCCCCCGGCCTGGCTGCCCTGGCAACACCGCGTCCAGCTCGACGTCGTCACCCGGCACGCGGCCCACACGTGGGGCCTCGCAGCCGCCGTGGGTCAGGCCCCCGGCTCCCCGGCGGCGCCGGGGACGGCCGACGGCGCGGCCCCCCGCGGGTCGATGCCGAGCAGCTCCACCGCAGCCCTCAACCCGCTGGACTACAAGTGGCCGATGTGGCCGGTGAAGCTCCGCCGTGCCTTCAACCCGCCCAAGAAGGCATGGGGCCGGGGACACCGCGGGGTGGACCTCGAGGGCGTGCCCGGCCAACCGGTGTTCGCCGCCGGGCCGGGATTCATCTCCTGGAGCGGGACGATCAACTCGGTGGGTTCCCTGTCCGTGACGCACACGCCGCGGCTGCGCACCACCTACCTGCCGCTGACCGGGCGCTTGCCGATGGGCACACCGGTGATCGCCGGCACCCCCGTCGGGCTGCTGGCCCCGGGGCACTGCCTCCCGGCCTGCTTGCACTGGGGGGCGAAGGTGTCCGCGCGGAAGTACGTCGACCCCACCCTCCTCCCCGACTTCGCACCGGAGCTCAAGCCCCGGGACGAACGCCGCCGGCGGCGCTGA
- a CDS encoding ribonuclease HII: MSRRATARAARNRTTTTTPTLRVERELLRQGARRVAGMDEVGRGALAGPVSVGVVVVDAAVGTAPVGVRDSKDLSAARREGLVPQLSRWGVARGVGHAGPEEIDAHGIMAALRMAGRRALAAAGVEVDVVLLDGNHDWLTDPLRSGLFGLQGVAGPAVVTRTKADRTCSSVAAASVLAKVERDGIMTDLAGAPGCAAYGWERNKGYAAGDHRAALGSLGPSVHHRRSWRLGVGDDGTSAASVPWDERHREVS; the protein is encoded by the coding sequence GTGAGCAGGCGCGCCACGGCGCGGGCGGCACGGAACCGCACGACCACCACCACCCCCACGCTCCGGGTCGAGCGGGAGCTGCTGCGTCAGGGTGCGCGCCGGGTGGCCGGCATGGACGAGGTGGGGCGCGGTGCGCTGGCCGGCCCCGTCAGCGTGGGGGTCGTCGTGGTCGACGCGGCGGTCGGCACCGCCCCGGTGGGCGTGCGGGACTCCAAGGACCTCTCGGCCGCCCGTCGGGAGGGCCTCGTGCCGCAGCTGTCCCGATGGGGTGTGGCCCGGGGCGTGGGGCACGCCGGGCCCGAGGAGATCGATGCCCACGGCATCATGGCCGCGCTGCGGATGGCGGGGCGTCGCGCGCTGGCGGCCGCGGGGGTCGAGGTGGACGTCGTGCTGCTGGACGGCAACCACGACTGGTTGACCGACCCCCTGCGCAGCGGGCTGTTCGGGCTGCAGGGCGTGGCCGGCCCGGCGGTGGTCACCCGCACCAAGGCCGACCGCACGTGCTCGTCGGTGGCCGCGGCCAGCGTGCTCGCCAAGGTGGAGCGCGACGGCATCATGACCGACCTGGCGGGGGCGCCCGGGTGCGCTGCCTACGGCTGGGAACGCAACAAGGGCTACGCCGCCGGCGACCACCGGGCGGCCCTGGGGAGCCTCGGGCCGAGCGTGCACCACCGGCGTTCCTGGCGCCTGGGGGTGGGGGATGATGGGACCTCTGCGGCGTCCGTGCCGTGGGACGAGCGCCACCGGGAGGTGTCATGA
- the dprA gene encoding DNA-processing protein DprA: protein MSTSEQVSPPGWSAERLARAAWSRLAEPTDKVAGDLVAEFGAQGALDRVARDPSVGGGRFAPRWAAWCPAAEEERAHRLGIRVVVPGDPEWPEGAERLERPPVCLWVRGPASLQEVLGSSVAVVGARSATAYGTSVAGEWSHALAGLGVTVVSGGAYGIDAAAHRGALAAAGTTVAFLAGGVDRLYPAGNADLLTEVVRTGAVVSESAPGCAPQRGRFLTRNRLIAAFSAGTLVVEAGVRSGSLSTARWADLCSRPVAAVPGPVTSDRSIGTHQIVRDGLATLVTTPEEAVEALSPVGLNLAPTRTGDSTARDAVEPQLRWCWDVLGPRPSTATTVARAGGRSLGDAELALGMLGLAGQAERTGTGWVRSR from the coding sequence ATGAGCACGTCCGAACAGGTCTCGCCCCCCGGGTGGTCGGCCGAACGACTGGCCCGGGCGGCCTGGAGCCGTCTGGCCGAGCCCACGGACAAGGTGGCCGGGGACCTCGTGGCCGAGTTCGGCGCCCAGGGGGCGCTGGACCGGGTGGCGCGGGACCCGTCGGTGGGCGGTGGTCGGTTCGCCCCGCGGTGGGCCGCCTGGTGCCCGGCCGCGGAGGAGGAACGGGCGCACCGGTTGGGGATCCGGGTCGTGGTGCCCGGTGACCCGGAGTGGCCCGAGGGTGCCGAGAGGCTGGAGCGTCCCCCGGTGTGCCTGTGGGTCCGGGGCCCGGCCAGCCTGCAGGAGGTGCTGGGCTCCTCGGTCGCGGTCGTCGGTGCCCGGTCGGCCACGGCCTATGGCACCTCGGTGGCCGGGGAGTGGTCCCACGCGCTGGCCGGCCTCGGCGTCACCGTGGTCTCCGGGGGTGCCTACGGCATCGATGCTGCAGCGCACCGTGGCGCGCTCGCGGCCGCGGGCACGACGGTGGCCTTCCTCGCCGGCGGTGTGGACCGCCTGTACCCGGCAGGGAACGCGGACCTGCTCACCGAGGTGGTCCGCACCGGGGCGGTGGTCAGCGAGTCGGCGCCCGGCTGTGCACCGCAGCGCGGACGCTTCCTCACCCGTAACCGCCTCATCGCGGCCTTCTCCGCCGGCACCCTCGTGGTGGAGGCAGGGGTCCGCTCCGGCTCGCTGTCCACCGCGCGCTGGGCGGACCTGTGCTCGCGTCCGGTGGCCGCGGTGCCCGGGCCGGTGACCTCCGACCGCTCGATCGGCACCCACCAGATCGTGCGCGACGGACTGGCCACCCTGGTCACCACGCCCGAGGAGGCGGTCGAGGCGCTGTCCCCGGTCGGGCTGAACCTCGCCCCGACCCGCACGGGGGACAGCACCGCGCGCGATGCGGTGGAGCCCCAGCTGCGTTGGTGCTGGGACGTGTTGGGCCCGCGCCCGAGCACGGCGACGACGGTGGCCCGGGCCGGTGGCCGGTCCCTGGGGGACGCCGAACTGGCGCTGGGGATGCTGGGGCTCGCCGGGCAGGCCGAGCGCACCGGCACCGGGTGGGTCCGCTCCCGCTGA
- the rpsB gene encoding 30S ribosomal protein S2: protein MAVVTMRQLLESGVHFGHQTRRWNPKMKRFIMTERNGIYIIDLQQSLTYLNEAHEFVKQTVAHGGSVLFVGTKKQAQETIAEQATRVGMPYVNHRWLGGMLTNFQTVHKRLERLKELETIDFEDVANSGRTKKELLVLKRELDKLDRTLGGIRDMSRTPSAVWVVDTKKEHLAVTEARKLRIPVIAILDTNCDPDEVDYAVPGNDDAIRSVSLLTRIIADAAAEGLMARSGGGNAAAEEPMAEWERELLAGQAQESSAAEAAAAPAGTVEAGQPTEQADTPAAATEGATGAPEATEGAATEGESTDSTQA, encoded by the coding sequence ATGGCCGTCGTCACCATGCGCCAGCTCCTCGAGAGCGGCGTCCACTTCGGACACCAGACCCGTCGCTGGAACCCCAAGATGAAGCGCTTCATCATGACCGAGCGCAATGGCATCTACATCATCGACCTCCAGCAGTCGCTGACCTACCTGAACGAGGCCCACGAGTTCGTCAAGCAGACCGTGGCCCACGGTGGCTCGGTGCTGTTCGTCGGTACCAAGAAGCAGGCTCAGGAGACCATCGCCGAGCAGGCGACGCGCGTCGGCATGCCCTACGTGAACCACCGTTGGCTGGGCGGCATGCTCACGAACTTCCAGACCGTGCACAAGCGTCTGGAGCGCCTCAAGGAGCTCGAGACCATCGACTTCGAGGACGTGGCCAACTCGGGCCGCACCAAGAAGGAGCTGCTGGTCCTCAAGCGCGAGCTGGACAAGCTCGACCGCACCCTGGGCGGCATTCGCGACATGTCCCGCACCCCCTCCGCCGTGTGGGTCGTGGACACCAAGAAGGAGCACCTGGCCGTCACCGAGGCACGCAAGCTGCGCATCCCGGTCATCGCCATCCTGGACACGAACTGCGACCCTGACGAGGTCGACTACGCGGTCCCGGGCAACGACGACGCCATCCGTTCGGTGTCGCTGCTGACGCGCATCATCGCCGACGCCGCTGCCGAGGGCCTGATGGCCCGCTCGGGTGGCGGCAACGCCGCCGCCGAGGAGCCGATGGCCGAGTGGGAGCGCGAGCTGCTGGCCGGTCAGGCCCAGGAGTCCTCCGCCGCCGAGGCCGCTGCCGCCCCCGCGGGCACCGTCGAGGCCGGTCAGCCGACCGAGCAGGCCGACACCCCGGCCGCCGCGACCGAGGGTGCCACCGGCGCCCCCGAGGCCACCGAGGGTGCGGCCACCGAGGGCGAGTCCACCGACTCCACCCAGGCCTGA
- the pyrH gene encoding UMP kinase, giving the protein MSTTTEQSSATPRRVLLKMSGEVFGGGSVGVDPDVVKGIAAQIAGAVRGGVQVAVVVGGGNFFRGAELQTKGMERTRADYMGMLGTVMNCLALQNFLESEGIDTRVQSAIEMTQVAEPYIPRRAIRHLEKGRVVIFGAGAGMPFFTTDTVAAQRALEIKCDEVLMSKSGVDGVYSADPKTDPTAERYERLTFSEALSKQLRIADAAAFSLCMENKLPMMVFGMQGEGAIEQALRGERIGTIVTAD; this is encoded by the coding sequence ATGAGCACGACCACAGAGCAGAGCAGCGCGACACCGCGCCGGGTGCTGTTGAAGATGTCCGGAGAGGTCTTCGGCGGTGGCTCCGTCGGGGTGGACCCGGACGTCGTCAAGGGCATCGCCGCGCAGATCGCCGGCGCGGTCCGGGGAGGTGTGCAGGTCGCCGTCGTGGTCGGGGGAGGGAACTTCTTCCGCGGCGCCGAGCTGCAGACCAAGGGCATGGAGCGCACGCGGGCGGACTACATGGGCATGCTGGGCACGGTCATGAACTGCCTCGCCCTGCAGAACTTCCTCGAGTCCGAGGGAATCGACACCCGGGTGCAGAGCGCCATCGAGATGACGCAGGTGGCCGAGCCGTACATCCCGCGCCGCGCCATCCGCCACCTCGAGAAGGGGCGCGTGGTCATCTTCGGTGCGGGCGCGGGCATGCCCTTCTTCACCACCGACACCGTCGCCGCCCAGCGAGCGCTGGAGATCAAGTGCGACGAGGTGCTCATGAGCAAGTCGGGCGTGGACGGCGTCTACAGCGCGGACCCCAAGACCGACCCCACAGCCGAGCGCTACGAGCGCCTCACCTTCTCGGAGGCCCTGTCCAAGCAGCTCCGCATCGCCGATGCGGCCGCCTTCTCCCTGTGCATGGAGAACAAGCTGCCGATGATGGTCTTCGGCATGCAGGGCGAGGGCGCCATCGAGCAGGCACTGCGCGGTGAGAGAATCGGCACCATCGTCACCGCCGACTGA